In Sphingomonas sp. SORGH_AS_0950, the following are encoded in one genomic region:
- a CDS encoding SapC family protein: protein MADMELLDSARHAALRVSAAPDRNRHFVQLVADEFLPAALHYPILFARHPETGDLYPGALMGLVPEENLCLGANGTLAGYRAADLERQGFYVSGENIAIDPGHAALGQGEGDPIFEKDGDAAPALQRIQAALRRLHRGLPETEAFVGRLLAHKLIEPIDLSFRFDNGESLRLDALYTISLDALHAHLPDEAALALFRSGDLQLIYAQTASVRHIPFLARRRNDRLSGLAA from the coding sequence ATGGCCGATATGGAATTGCTCGACAGCGCACGGCATGCCGCGCTCCGCGTCTCCGCCGCACCCGACCGAAACCGCCATTTCGTGCAGTTGGTGGCCGATGAGTTCCTGCCCGCCGCGCTCCATTATCCGATCCTGTTCGCCCGTCATCCGGAAACCGGCGACCTGTATCCCGGCGCGTTGATGGGGCTGGTGCCGGAGGAAAATCTCTGCCTGGGCGCGAACGGAACGCTGGCCGGATACCGCGCCGCCGACTTGGAAAGACAGGGTTTCTACGTCTCCGGCGAGAATATCGCGATCGATCCCGGCCATGCCGCGCTCGGCCAGGGCGAAGGGGACCCGATCTTCGAAAAGGACGGCGACGCCGCCCCGGCATTGCAGCGGATCCAGGCCGCCCTGCGACGGCTGCACCGGGGGCTGCCCGAGACCGAGGCCTTTGTCGGCCGCCTGCTGGCGCACAAGCTGATCGAGCCGATCGACCTCAGCTTCCGCTTCGACAATGGCGAGAGCCTGCGGCTCGACGCGCTCTATACGATCAGCCTCGATGCGCTGCACGCACACCTGCCCGACGAGGCCGCATTGGCGCTGTTCCGGTCGGGCGACCTGCAACTCATCTATGCGCAGACCGCATCAGTCCGACATATCCCGTTCCTCGCGCGGCGGCGCAACGACCGGCTGAGCGGGCTGGCGGCATGA
- a CDS encoding glycoside hydrolase family 43 protein, producing MIRRSLTALALALAAAGGAAAQTASFDRFTYQGRSLEQVKPKAGEYLNPIVAGYYPDPSVTRVGKDYYLVNSSFAHFPGLPIFHSTDLVHWTQIGNAIDRPGQLDFSGRAISEAVFAPDISYHDGTFYIVNTCVQCRGNFVITAKNPAGPWSDPIWLPFEGIDPSLYWEGDRAYIVNNRAPAEPPRYDGHRAIWIQEYDWRAGKMVGESTQLINGGVDLSKKPVWIEGPHIFKKDGWYYLTAAEGGTSVNHSQVVLRSKQLRGPYVPFAGNPILTQRDLDPARPHPISAAGHAELIQTQNGDWWATFLATRPYAEDYYNIGRETFLLPVTWRDGWPIILDKGKTVPWTQKRPPLPASPAPTLPTSGDFGYTDEFEGQRLAMQWIGIRTPRTPFYSVANGRLSLNGGAALGDRNGVPAFVGRRQQHVIADVSTTLTFTPSANGARAGLAAIQNDYAYLFFGLTRIDVQPRIALYAREGRNTRDETAPETLIASAPFAAKGPVTLTIHARGGTMSFDYQADGRTATLKSDLDVRFLSTAKAGGFVGTVIGPYAYSPQ from the coding sequence ATGATCCGCCGCAGCCTGACCGCGCTCGCCCTGGCGCTGGCCGCCGCCGGTGGCGCCGCCGCGCAGACCGCCAGCTTCGATCGCTTCACCTATCAGGGCCGCTCGCTCGAACAGGTGAAGCCGAAGGCGGGCGAGTATCTCAACCCGATCGTCGCGGGCTATTATCCCGATCCGTCGGTGACGCGGGTGGGCAAGGACTATTACCTCGTCAATTCGTCCTTCGCGCATTTCCCCGGACTGCCGATCTTCCATTCGACCGACCTCGTCCACTGGACCCAGATCGGCAATGCGATCGACCGGCCGGGCCAGCTCGACTTTTCGGGCCGTGCCATATCGGAGGCGGTGTTCGCGCCCGACATCAGCTATCACGACGGCACCTTCTATATCGTCAACACCTGCGTCCAGTGTCGGGGCAATTTCGTCATCACCGCGAAGAACCCCGCCGGGCCCTGGTCCGACCCGATCTGGCTGCCCTTCGAGGGGATCGACCCCTCACTCTACTGGGAGGGCGACCGCGCCTATATCGTCAACAATCGCGCCCCCGCCGAGCCGCCGCGCTATGACGGCCACCGTGCCATCTGGATCCAGGAATATGACTGGCGCGCAGGGAAAATGGTCGGCGAGAGCACGCAACTGATCAACGGCGGCGTCGACCTGTCGAAGAAGCCCGTCTGGATCGAGGGGCCGCATATCTTCAAAAAGGACGGCTGGTATTATCTGACCGCCGCCGAGGGCGGGACCAGCGTCAACCATTCGCAGGTCGTTCTCCGCTCGAAGCAATTGCGCGGCCCCTATGTCCCGTTCGCGGGCAATCCGATCCTGACCCAGCGCGATCTCGACCCCGCCCGCCCGCATCCGATCAGCGCGGCGGGCCATGCCGAGCTGATCCAGACTCAGAATGGCGACTGGTGGGCGACCTTCCTGGCGACGCGCCCCTATGCCGAGGATTATTACAATATCGGGCGCGAGACCTTCCTCCTGCCGGTGACGTGGCGCGACGGCTGGCCGATCATCCTGGACAAGGGCAAGACGGTGCCCTGGACGCAAAAACGGCCCCCGCTGCCCGCCAGCCCGGCACCCACGCTGCCGACCAGCGGCGACTTCGGCTATACCGACGAGTTCGAAGGCCAGCGTCTGGCGATGCAGTGGATCGGCATCCGCACGCCCCGAACGCCCTTCTACAGCGTGGCGAATGGCCGCCTGTCGCTGAACGGCGGCGCGGCGTTGGGCGATCGGAACGGCGTGCCCGCCTTTGTCGGGCGGCGGCAGCAGCATGTCATCGCGGACGTCTCGACCACGCTGACCTTCACCCCCAGCGCGAACGGCGCGCGGGCCGGGCTGGCGGCGATCCAGAACGACTATGCCTATCTGTTCTTCGGGCTGACCCGGATCGACGTACAGCCCCGGATCGCGCTCTATGCGCGGGAGGGCCGGAACACCCGCGACGAGACCGCGCCGGAAACGCTGATCGCCTCCGCGCCCTTCGCCGCCAAGGGGCCGGTCACGCTGACCATCCATGCCAGGGGCGGGACGATGAGCTTCGACTATCAGGCGGACGGGCGGACGGCGACGCTCAAGTCCGACCTGGATGTCCGCTTCCTCAGCACCGCCAAAGCGGGCGGGTTCGTCGGCACGGTGATCGGCCCCTATGCGTATAGCCCGCAATGA
- a CDS encoding cupin-like domain-containing protein, producing the protein MTDAAVEIDRAALDGYDAFRRLVAEPCRPAIIRGAADGWPLRQAASAATLAGYLAGFDAGRQVEAFIGPRAIAGRYSYSDDLTGFNFRRETMTLRAAIERLTSGVETEESLYIGSVPTEAVLPGLAQANALPFAPPGVSPLIWIGDASTVPCHYDMMDNIACVVAGRRRFTLYPPDAIGDLYVGPIDHTMAGQPIALAVEAQSGDPRYPRFEQARHRAIMVELEAGDALYMPKLWWHRVEATGTLNILVNYWWDAFPVSPDQPFAALLLAMTAIAARPEAERAAWRAWFDHYAFRRDGHPLAHLPEERRGVLGAAPENTGMLRAHAMRMLRGG; encoded by the coding sequence ATGACCGACGCGGCGGTCGAGATTGATCGCGCCGCGCTCGACGGATATGACGCGTTTCGACGCCTGGTCGCCGAACCCTGTCGCCCCGCGATCATTCGGGGCGCGGCCGATGGCTGGCCGTTGCGGCAGGCGGCCAGCGCGGCGACGCTGGCCGGATATCTGGCGGGCTTCGATGCCGGACGGCAGGTGGAGGCCTTTATCGGCCCGCGCGCCATCGCCGGGCGCTACAGCTATAGCGACGACCTGACCGGCTTCAATTTCCGCCGCGAGACGATGACGCTGCGCGCCGCGATCGAACGGCTGACGAGCGGGGTCGAGACGGAGGAGAGCCTCTATATCGGATCGGTGCCGACCGAGGCGGTCCTGCCCGGACTGGCGCAGGCCAATGCCCTGCCCTTCGCGCCGCCGGGCGTGTCGCCGCTGATCTGGATCGGCGATGCGTCGACCGTGCCCTGTCATTACGACATGATGGACAATATCGCCTGCGTCGTGGCGGGGCGGCGGCGGTTCACCCTCTATCCGCCCGATGCGATCGGCGACCTCTATGTCGGGCCGATCGACCATACCATGGCTGGCCAGCCGATCGCGCTGGCCGTCGAGGCACAGAGCGGCGATCCGCGCTATCCCCGGTTCGAGCAGGCCCGGCACCGCGCGATCATGGTCGAGCTGGAGGCGGGCGATGCGCTCTACATGCCCAAGCTGTGGTGGCACCGGGTCGAGGCGACGGGGACGCTCAACATCCTGGTCAATTACTGGTGGGACGCGTTTCCGGTCAGCCCCGACCAGCCCTTCGCCGCGCTGCTCCTCGCCATGACCGCCATCGCCGCACGGCCCGAAGCGGAGCGCGCAGCGTGGCGTGCGTGGTTCGATCATTACGCGTTCCGCCGCGACGGCCATCCGCTGGCGCACCTGCCCGAGGAACGACGCGGCGTGCTGGGCGCGGCCCCGGAAAATACCGGGATGCTGCGCGCCCATGCGATGCGGATGCTGCGCGGGGGCTGA
- a CDS encoding TonB-dependent receptor, with amino-acid sequence MVSRTVSVAALVSRRALMGGVSPLMALALLTPGTAYAQTAAPGTVRPDTPVQANATSAQQAGTPQDQATAPSEQDNAPSPSGEASSAEIIVTGLRSSLQRNLDIKRTATGVVDAISAEDIGKFPDSNVAASLQRLPGVSIQRNGSRGEPTGITVRGFGGDFNTTLYDGRRISTAAGGRQIDFSTVGSDFIGGISVLKTPDVSLASSSIGATVDIQFPKPFDHPGFRAAVSASGSLQDRSGHVTPTLGALVSDTFADDTIGILSSFIYTRRDTDTNRVFVSGWPGGNFAPCQLSGSTATSCAPTTNGTAAASDQRTLTGWFPQQYGAEQQRTKDERVDGRVALQWHPSEDVMLTLDNNYSRQTITTDVFGFGVWFNQGDLRNVKQDANGTAISFTQTGTPTDFTSAINKQVLQTNQTGLNVKWDVSPKLTVEADGAYAKSWLNPGGVVGSSNGDIGYGGNLGTNLGFNITGDSNKAFPTISNFGPAGDGARWADPSLIGSHVTVLQTQKNTDELKQFRAVATWKEDNLTLKAGGQYVDDKFYQQNASTFTNNYWQAYAGYGSPSGRTSGIAPLPSNLYQGSISLNNFIPGFQGGLPPSVLIYSPQAYQNYLTSLGNPQAQTVPGFNYGGGVNGFTGAFDQAIDPNSVRTIQEKTWSLFFSAQIEAQVASMPLHIAVGLRNENTHLSSAGQGRQPTTITRSAADPTLLSIDFTQTQPVVGRNNYSYMLPTLDLRLEVTDKLQLRFDASRTLTRPGLTLLSPVLSIGNGQRVGALSGSGGNPQLKPYLADNYDLAAEWYYQRNSYLSVDFFLKNVSNFIVNGVTRQTVNGVVDPTTGQPAVFSISQSINGPDATVRGVEIAWQQVFGDSGFGFQANATLVDTNKPYNAKDVSQSGFAVTGLANSANFVGFYDKNGFQFRTALNWRDEYLLAFSQNQNTGSYGAEPTFVNQSFQVDLTSSYDVSKNFSIFGEILNLNNNKQSTHGRFKNQLLDVFDYGRRFTVGARYRF; translated from the coding sequence ATGGTGTCTCGCACTGTTTCTGTTGCCGCACTGGTTTCACGCCGTGCACTGATGGGCGGCGTCTCGCCGTTGATGGCGTTAGCGCTTCTCACGCCCGGCACCGCCTATGCGCAGACCGCCGCGCCGGGTACCGTCCGTCCCGATACGCCCGTTCAGGCCAACGCCACCAGCGCGCAGCAGGCCGGCACGCCGCAGGATCAGGCGACCGCGCCCAGCGAACAGGACAATGCTCCGTCGCCCTCCGGCGAGGCGAGCTCCGCCGAGATCATCGTCACCGGCCTGCGCAGCTCGCTCCAGCGCAACCTCGACATCAAGCGCACCGCGACCGGCGTGGTCGACGCCATCTCCGCCGAGGATATCGGCAAATTCCCCGACTCCAACGTCGCGGCGTCGCTCCAGCGACTTCCCGGCGTCTCGATCCAGCGCAACGGTTCGCGCGGCGAGCCGACCGGCATCACGGTTCGCGGCTTTGGCGGCGACTTCAACACCACCCTCTATGACGGCCGTCGCATCTCGACCGCCGCAGGCGGCCGCCAGATCGACTTCAGCACCGTCGGCTCGGACTTTATCGGCGGGATCAGCGTTCTGAAGACGCCCGACGTGTCGCTGGCCTCCAGCTCGATCGGCGCGACCGTCGATATCCAGTTCCCCAAGCCGTTCGACCATCCCGGCTTCCGCGCGGCGGTCAGCGCCTCGGGCTCGCTCCAGGACCGTTCGGGTCATGTTACCCCGACGCTGGGCGCGCTGGTCAGCGACACCTTTGCCGACGACACGATCGGCATCCTGTCCAGCTTCATCTACACCCGCCGCGACACCGATACCAACCGGGTTTTCGTGTCGGGCTGGCCGGGCGGCAATTTCGCGCCCTGCCAGCTGTCGGGCAGCACCGCGACCAGCTGCGCGCCGACCACCAACGGCACGGCGGCGGCGTCCGACCAGCGCACGCTGACCGGCTGGTTCCCGCAGCAATATGGCGCCGAGCAGCAGCGGACCAAGGACGAGCGCGTCGACGGTCGCGTCGCGCTGCAATGGCATCCGTCCGAAGACGTGATGCTGACCCTCGACAACAATTATTCGCGCCAGACGATCACGACCGACGTGTTCGGCTTCGGCGTGTGGTTCAACCAGGGCGACCTGCGCAACGTGAAGCAGGACGCCAATGGTACGGCGATCAGCTTCACCCAGACCGGCACCCCGACCGACTTCACCTCCGCGATCAACAAGCAGGTGCTTCAGACCAACCAGACCGGCCTGAACGTCAAATGGGACGTCAGCCCGAAGCTGACCGTCGAGGCGGACGGTGCCTATGCCAAGAGCTGGCTGAACCCCGGCGGCGTCGTGGGCAGCAGCAACGGCGATATCGGTTACGGCGGCAATCTGGGCACCAATCTGGGCTTCAACATCACGGGTGACAGCAACAAGGCGTTCCCGACGATCAGCAATTTCGGCCCCGCCGGCGACGGCGCGCGCTGGGCGGACCCGTCGCTGATCGGCTCGCACGTCACCGTGCTCCAGACCCAGAAGAACACCGACGAGCTGAAGCAATTCCGCGCCGTCGCCACCTGGAAGGAAGACAATCTGACGCTGAAGGCCGGCGGTCAGTATGTCGACGACAAATTCTACCAGCAGAATGCCAGCACCTTCACCAACAATTACTGGCAGGCCTATGCGGGTTACGGTTCGCCCTCGGGCCGCACCTCGGGCATCGCGCCGCTGCCGTCGAACCTGTATCAGGGCTCGATCAGCCTCAACAACTTCATCCCCGGTTTTCAGGGCGGCCTGCCGCCGTCGGTCCTGATCTACAGCCCGCAGGCCTATCAGAATTATCTGACCAGCCTGGGCAACCCGCAGGCGCAGACGGTGCCCGGCTTCAACTATGGCGGCGGGGTCAACGGCTTTACCGGCGCATTCGATCAGGCGATCGATCCCAACTCGGTCCGCACCATCCAGGAAAAGACCTGGTCGCTGTTCTTCAGCGCGCAGATCGAGGCGCAGGTCGCCAGCATGCCGCTGCACATCGCGGTGGGCCTGCGTAACGAGAATACGCATCTCAGCTCGGCCGGGCAGGGTCGTCAGCCGACCACCATCACGCGCAGCGCCGCCGACCCGACCTTGTTGTCGATCGACTTCACCCAGACCCAGCCGGTCGTCGGTCGCAACAATTATTCCTACATGCTGCCGACCCTCGACCTGCGTCTGGAGGTGACCGACAAGCTGCAGCTGCGCTTCGACGCGTCGCGTACGCTGACCCGTCCGGGCCTGACGCTGCTCAGCCCGGTGCTCAGCATCGGCAACGGCCAGCGTGTCGGCGCGCTGTCGGGCAGCGGCGGCAATCCGCAGCTGAAACCCTATCTGGCGGACAATTACGATCTGGCCGCCGAGTGGTATTATCAGCGCAACTCGTACCTGTCGGTCGACTTCTTCCTGAAGAATGTCAGCAACTTCATCGTCAACGGCGTGACCCGCCAGACGGTGAACGGCGTGGTCGACCCGACCACCGGCCAGCCTGCCGTCTTCTCGATCTCGCAGTCGATCAACGGCCCGGATGCCACCGTGCGCGGCGTCGAAATCGCCTGGCAGCAGGTGTTCGGCGACAGCGGCTTCGGCTTCCAGGCCAATGCCACGCTGGTCGACACCAACAAGCCGTACAACGCCAAGGACGTCTCGCAGAGCGGCTTTGCGGTGACGGGGCTTGCGAACTCGGCCAACTTCGTCGGCTTCTATGACAAGAATGGCTTCCAGTTCCGCACCGCGCTCAACTGGCGCGACGAGTATCTGCTGGCGTTCAGCCAGAACCAGAATACCGGCTCCTATGGTGCCGAGCCGACCTTCGTGAACCAGAGCTTCCAGGTCGATCTGACCAGCAGCTATGACGTGTCGAAGAACTTCTCGATCTTCGGCGAGATCCTGAACCTGAACAACAACAAGCAGAGCACGCATGGCCGGTTCAAGAACCAGCTGCTCGACGTGTTCGACTATGGCCGCCGCTTCACGGTCGGCGCGCGCTATCGTTTCTGA
- a CDS encoding glycoside hydrolase 43 family protein, whose protein sequence is MTARRLFSLALGATLAGVSAMAGGQVWQSDRGDGTYANPPLYADYPDPDIIRVGRDFYFITTTFANVPGLTIMTSRDLVNWRFVGHVIDRLEGLPAYELKDGGAYRKGIFAPSLRYRDGVFYIAVTPVGEKTRIYRSRDIRGPWAMNRIGEEAFDPGLFFDTDGSAYIMTSVGSDGTTTLLSLDRDLRRVTDKRVVYFNKGAEGSKIVKRGDFYYMFNAIPRRLGMTVSRAKSLFGPWETRDQIDDKTGGHQGAIVDLPDGRDYGFVMVDAGAIGRMTNISPVFWRDGWPVWGTPDAPGRVPATATKPIMGQPIRQLPASDDFADRTLGLQWQWNHNPLPDRWSLTERPGFLRLRATQAPALWSARNTLLQKGQGPFGRGVVAIDTSHIVAGDQCGFGTFGKYSGHIAVGRGADGRLTLTMRVIEDVAADKGTTQKTDVRVDARPVAGQRLFLRTDMDFRSDRASLAYSLDGRDWQGLGGDFPLAFDWRTGTFQGQQFALFCYNPGAKGGWMDVDRFTLSGR, encoded by the coding sequence ATGACGGCGCGGCGGCTTTTCTCGCTCGCGCTCGGCGCGACACTGGCGGGGGTGTCCGCCATGGCAGGCGGGCAGGTCTGGCAATCGGATCGCGGTGACGGCACCTATGCCAACCCGCCGCTTTATGCCGATTATCCCGATCCCGACATCATCCGGGTCGGGCGCGATTTCTATTTCATCACCACCACCTTCGCGAACGTCCCCGGCCTGACGATCATGACCTCGCGCGATCTGGTGAACTGGCGCTTCGTCGGCCATGTCATCGACCGGCTGGAGGGCTTGCCCGCCTATGAGCTGAAGGATGGCGGCGCCTATCGCAAAGGCATTTTCGCGCCCAGCCTGCGCTACCGCGACGGCGTCTTCTACATCGCGGTGACGCCGGTGGGCGAGAAGACGCGCATTTATCGTTCGCGCGACATTCGCGGCCCCTGGGCGATGAACCGGATCGGCGAGGAAGCCTTTGATCCGGGGCTGTTCTTCGACACCGATGGCAGCGCCTATATCATGACATCGGTGGGGTCGGACGGCACGACCACGCTCCTTAGCCTGGACCGCGACCTGCGCCGCGTCACCGACAAGCGCGTCGTCTATTTCAACAAGGGGGCCGAGGGGTCGAAGATCGTCAAGCGCGGCGATTTCTACTATATGTTCAACGCGATACCCCGTCGGCTGGGCATGACGGTATCCCGCGCCAAAAGCCTGTTCGGCCCCTGGGAAACGCGCGACCAGATCGACGACAAGACCGGCGGCCACCAGGGTGCGATCGTCGACCTGCCCGATGGTCGCGACTATGGCTTCGTCATGGTCGACGCGGGCGCAATCGGGCGGATGACCAATATCAGCCCGGTCTTCTGGCGCGACGGCTGGCCCGTCTGGGGCACGCCCGACGCGCCCGGCCGCGTTCCCGCCACCGCGACCAAGCCGATCATGGGCCAGCCGATCCGCCAGCTCCCCGCCTCGGACGATTTTGCGGACCGCACGCTCGGCCTGCAATGGCAGTGGAACCACAACCCCCTGCCCGACCGCTGGTCGCTGACCGAACGGCCCGGCTTCCTGCGGCTGCGCGCCACCCAGGCCCCGGCGCTCTGGAGCGCGCGCAACACCCTGCTGCAAAAGGGGCAGGGGCCGTTCGGACGCGGGGTCGTGGCGATCGACACCTCACACATCGTCGCGGGCGACCAGTGCGGCTTTGGCACTTTCGGCAAATATAGCGGCCATATCGCGGTCGGGCGCGGGGCCGATGGGCGGCTGACCCTGACCATGCGGGTGATCGAGGATGTCGCCGCCGACAAGGGCACGACGCAAAAGACCGATGTCCGCGTCGACGCCCGGCCGGTCGCGGGGCAAAGGCTGTTCCTGCGCACCGACATGGATTTCCGCAGCGATCGGGCGAGCCTGGCCTATAGTCTGGACGGGCGCGATTGGCAGGGGCTGGGCGGGGACTTCCCGCTGGCGTTCGACTGGCGGACCGGCACCTTCCAGGGGCAGCAATTCGCGCTGTTCTGCTACAATCCGGGGGCCAAGGGCGGGTGGATGGACGTGGACCGCTTTACCCTGTCGGGGCGGTAG
- a CDS encoding tryptophan halogenase family protein, with the protein MVQPVQNIVIVGGGTAGWLTAGVIAARHQGRRPHGFTVTLVESPNVPIIGVGEGTWPTLRTTLKRMGVSETEFFRQCDASFKQGARFNRWTTGAADDGYYHPLMLPQGFAQVNLASHWLAGESEGSFCDAVTPQGRICDAGLAPKTIATPEYDALANYAYHLDAGKFADFLRRHCCETLGVRHVLADVEEVLLAENGDIRAVRTAQAGEVAGDLFVDCTGFRSLLLGEAMGVAFQPLNDVLFCDTALAIQVPYDDPEAPIASHTISTAQSAGWIWDIGLPTRRGVGHVFSSSHIDRDAAERELRAYLGEAGRDLPVRELKIRAGHRTRFWERNCVAVGLAAGFLEPLEASAIVLIELSAKLIAEQMPACREVMDTVARRFNDTTLYRWGRIVDFLKLHYALTQRTDSDFWRDNRRAETMPDRLQELMALWRYQTPWMHDEFDRVEEVFPSASYQYVLYGMGQRTEIAPGSLHAETVIAERARRENDVQTGRLLAGLPRHRDLIRKIVERGLPTI; encoded by the coding sequence ATGGTTCAACCCGTCCAGAATATCGTGATCGTCGGCGGCGGCACCGCCGGCTGGCTGACCGCGGGCGTGATCGCCGCCCGGCATCAGGGGCGGCGGCCGCATGGCTTTACCGTCACGCTGGTCGAATCCCCCAATGTCCCGATCATCGGGGTGGGCGAGGGGACCTGGCCGACGCTGCGCACCACGCTGAAGCGAATGGGCGTGTCCGAAACCGAATTCTTCCGCCAGTGCGATGCCTCGTTCAAGCAGGGCGCGCGCTTCAACCGCTGGACCACCGGCGCGGCGGATGACGGCTATTACCACCCGCTGATGCTGCCGCAGGGCTTTGCGCAGGTGAACCTGGCCTCGCACTGGCTGGCGGGCGAAAGCGAGGGGAGCTTCTGCGACGCGGTCACGCCGCAGGGGCGCATCTGCGACGCGGGGCTGGCACCCAAGACCATCGCGACGCCCGAATATGACGCGCTGGCCAATTATGCCTATCATCTCGACGCGGGCAAATTTGCCGATTTCCTGCGCCGCCATTGCTGCGAGACGCTGGGCGTCCGGCATGTCCTTGCCGATGTCGAGGAGGTGCTGTTGGCCGAAAATGGCGACATCCGCGCGGTCCGCACGGCGCAGGCGGGCGAAGTGGCGGGCGACCTGTTCGTGGACTGCACCGGCTTCCGCTCGCTGTTGCTGGGCGAGGCGATGGGGGTGGCGTTCCAGCCGCTGAACGACGTGTTGTTCTGCGACACGGCGCTGGCCATCCAGGTGCCCTATGACGATCCCGAGGCGCCGATCGCCTCGCACACCATCTCGACCGCGCAGTCGGCGGGGTGGATATGGGATATCGGCCTGCCGACCCGGCGCGGGGTGGGCCATGTCTTTTCGAGCAGCCATATCGACCGCGATGCCGCCGAACGCGAACTGCGCGCCTATCTGGGCGAGGCGGGGCGCGACCTGCCCGTCCGCGAGTTGAAGATCCGCGCGGGCCACCGGACGCGCTTCTGGGAGCGCAACTGCGTCGCCGTCGGGCTGGCGGCGGGGTTCCTCGAACCGCTGGAGGCTTCGGCGATCGTCCTGATCGAGCTGTCCGCCAAGCTGATCGCCGAGCAGATGCCTGCCTGTCGCGAGGTAATGGACACGGTCGCCAGGCGGTTCAACGACACGACCCTGTATCGCTGGGGCCGGATCGTCGATTTCCTGAAGCTGCATTATGCGCTGACCCAGCGGACCGACAGCGATTTCTGGCGCGACAATCGCCGGGCCGAGACGATGCCCGACCGGTTGCAGGAGTTGATGGCGCTATGGCGATACCAGACGCCGTGGATGCATGACGAGTTCGACCGGGTGGAGGAGGTCTTCCCCTCGGCCAGCTATCAATATGTCCTGTACGGCATGGGCCAGCGGACCGAGATCGCGCCGGGCAGCCTCCACGCCGAAACCGTGATCGCCGAGCGGGCGCGGCGGGAGAATGACGTGCAGACCGGGCGATTGCTGGCGGGTTTGCCGCGCCATCGCGACCTGATCCGCAAGATCGTGGAGCGGGGATTGCCGACGATCTGA